The following coding sequences lie in one Capnocytophaga stomatis genomic window:
- a CDS encoding DUF6427 family protein, whose protein sequence is MISTRFENKKSVNLLIIFFALFAGFCLYDFFIFEDAWNPSNLLTRAGSFLVLFVSVFFLNIIVQWNELTENNSYSIFFFGFFSTIFPNVYNDFSLCLSNLLVIIAIWRIMTLKTEENIPQKIFDASFLIVCAGLLHIWAFIFLLNIWISLLFYGSKKRKYWLIPFSAIFCIVILFSAGLLLLNIPFNLPEINKLWSADYKKMMYLPTFVSLVITSIMLLVSIIVYFFKSYYHRGSSQVIIQFLFVGLAVVFLSKEIIFIFAPLSILFALYTENIERAWIKETILWIFLIIPLAILLLHFISKSQIAGISQTWNNISFFI, encoded by the coding sequence ATGATTTCAACCCGATTTGAAAATAAAAAATCTGTAAATCTGCTCATAATCTTCTTTGCGTTATTTGCCGGATTTTGTTTGTATGATTTTTTTATTTTTGAAGATGCGTGGAATCCGAGTAATTTACTAACGAGAGCAGGTTCTTTCTTAGTTTTGTTTGTTTCGGTATTTTTTCTGAATATAATCGTCCAATGGAACGAACTAACAGAAAATAATTCATATTCAATTTTCTTTTTTGGTTTCTTTTCAACAATTTTTCCGAATGTTTACAATGATTTTTCTCTTTGTCTTTCCAATTTGCTTGTTATAATCGCAATTTGGAGGATTATGACGTTAAAAACGGAAGAAAATATCCCTCAAAAGATTTTTGATGCTTCCTTTTTGATAGTTTGTGCGGGATTGTTGCATATTTGGGCATTTATTTTCTTGCTAAACATTTGGATTTCATTACTTTTTTATGGTTCAAAAAAGAGAAAATATTGGTTAATCCCTTTTTCGGCAATTTTTTGTATAGTAATTTTATTTTCTGCCGGATTGTTGCTTTTAAACATTCCTTTTAACTTGCCGGAAATTAATAAATTATGGTCTGCTGACTATAAAAAAATGATGTACTTACCAACTTTCGTTTCATTGGTAATTACATCAATTATGCTTTTAGTTTCGATTATCGTTTATTTCTTTAAAAGCTATTATCACAGAGGAAGTAGCCAAGTAATCATACAATTTCTGTTTGTTGGGTTGGCGGTTGTTTTTCTTTCAAAAGAAATTATTTTCATATTCGCACCTCTTTCCATTTTGTTTGCTCTTTATACGGAAAACATAGAACGAGCTTGGATAAAGGAAACTATTCTGTGGATTTTCTTGATTATTCCTTTAGCTATTTTACTGCTGCATTTTATCTCCAAAAGCCAAATCGCCGGCATCTCCCAAACCTGGAATAATATATCCTTTTTCATTTAA
- a CDS encoding acyl-CoA thioesterase, which yields MQKKTPSESRTILTDLVLTGETNHLHHMFGGELLARMDRAASIAAQRHSHHLAVTASVNHVAFNHSIQLGSIVTVEASISRAFSTSMEVYLDVWVEDHVTGERIKANEAIYTFVAVDENGRPVKVPEIQPETELEKVRYEGALRRRQLSLVLAGKMKPHDATELKALFTELENE from the coding sequence ATGCAGAAAAAAACACCATCTGAATCACGTACTATCTTAACGGATTTGGTACTAACCGGAGAAACCAATCACCTACATCATATGTTTGGTGGGGAGCTTTTGGCACGTATGGATAGGGCAGCAAGCATTGCAGCTCAGAGGCATTCTCATCATTTGGCGGTAACTGCTTCCGTGAATCACGTTGCTTTTAATCACAGCATTCAATTAGGAAGCATCGTAACTGTAGAGGCTTCTATTTCGAGGGCTTTTTCTACTTCGATGGAAGTTTATCTGGATGTTTGGGTGGAAGACCACGTCACGGGAGAAAGAATCAAAGCAAATGAAGCAATTTATACTTTTGTTGCGGTTGATGAAAATGGTCGTCCTGTGAAAGTTCCTGAAATTCAGCCGGAAACAGAACTTGAAAAGGTGCGTTATGAAGGTGCGTTACGTCGCAGACAGCTTAGTTTGGTACTTGCAGGAAAAATGAAACCACACGATGCTACCGAGCTAAAAGCTTTGTTTACAGAATTAGAAAACGAATAG
- a CDS encoding metal-dependent transcriptional regulator, which produces MTLSEENYLKTIFHLFNEAEEEVNTNAIAEAMNTKASSVTDMLKKLSDKKLINYVKYQGVTLTSLGRKKAISIVRKHRLWEVFLVEKLNFSWDEVHEIAEELEHIESEKLIERLDAFLGFPETDPHGDPIPNKEGIFEKTIKILLSEFEENETGICVAVKNTSKEFLLYLNKVSIALGDEITVLSKEKFDNSMVVLVNNKEVTLSSMVCRNIYAQKVTS; this is translated from the coding sequence ATGACTTTATCTGAAGAAAATTACCTGAAAACAATTTTTCATCTTTTTAATGAAGCGGAAGAGGAGGTAAATACCAATGCCATTGCAGAGGCGATGAACACGAAGGCTTCTTCCGTGACGGATATGCTTAAAAAACTATCTGATAAAAAACTTATTAATTATGTTAAATATCAGGGAGTTACACTGACTTCTTTAGGAAGGAAAAAAGCGATTTCAATTGTGCGAAAACATCGTTTGTGGGAAGTGTTTTTGGTAGAAAAACTGAATTTCTCGTGGGATGAAGTACACGAAATTGCTGAGGAGTTGGAGCATATTGAGTCCGAAAAATTGATTGAGCGTTTGGATGCTTTTTTAGGATTTCCTGAAACTGACCCACACGGAGACCCAATCCCAAATAAGGAAGGTATTTTTGAAAAAACAATCAAAATATTGCTCAGCGAATTTGAGGAAAATGAAACGGGGATTTGTGTTGCGGTAAAAAACACTTCAAAGGAATTCTTGCTTTATCTGAATAAAGTTTCAATTGCTTTAGGAGATGAAATAACGGTTCTAAGTAAGGAGAAATTTGATAATTCAATGGTTGTTTTGGTTAATAATAAGGAAGTTACACTTTCGTCAATGGTTTGCAGAAATATTTATGCTCAGAAAGTAACTTCTTGA
- the cysD gene encoding sulfate adenylyltransferase subunit CysD has protein sequence MDYLEQLEAEAIHIFREVGGQFEKPALLFSGGKDSIVLVHLALKAFRPCKFPFPLVHIDTGHNFQEALDFRDNLVKKLGERLIVRKVEDTIKAKGLTEPKGKFASRNALQSFTLLDTIEEFEFDACIGGARRDEEKARAKERIFSVRDDFGGWDPKLQRPELWHTYNGKIHKGENVRVFPISNWTELDVWNYIRRENIELPSVYFSHEREVIDHNGQLIAVSPHIQIDENDVIMTKKVRYRTVGDMTCTAAVESEAYHIDDIINEITATRTSERGETRIDDRISEAAMEDRKKSGYF, from the coding sequence ATGGATTATTTAGAACAATTAGAGGCGGAAGCCATTCATATATTCCGTGAAGTAGGCGGGCAGTTTGAAAAACCGGCGTTGCTTTTCAGTGGTGGAAAGGACTCCATCGTGTTGGTGCATTTGGCATTGAAAGCGTTTCGTCCGTGTAAGTTTCCGTTTCCGCTTGTGCATATTGATACGGGACATAATTTCCAAGAAGCGTTGGATTTTCGAGATAATTTAGTAAAGAAACTTGGTGAGCGACTTATCGTTCGTAAGGTGGAAGATACCATCAAAGCCAAGGGTTTAACAGAACCTAAAGGGAAGTTTGCCAGCCGAAATGCGTTGCAATCTTTCACCCTATTAGACACCATTGAGGAATTTGAGTTCGATGCCTGCATTGGTGGAGCGCGTCGTGATGAGGAAAAAGCTCGTGCCAAAGAGCGTATTTTCTCTGTGCGTGATGATTTTGGCGGTTGGGATCCGAAACTACAACGCCCTGAGCTTTGGCATACCTATAACGGGAAAATACATAAAGGCGAAAACGTACGTGTATTTCCTATCAGTAATTGGACGGAACTTGATGTTTGGAATTACATTCGTCGGGAAAATATTGAGTTACCGAGCGTCTATTTCTCACACGAACGCGAGGTTATTGACCACAACGGGCAACTTATCGCCGTTTCGCCACATATTCAGATTGACGAAAATGATGTAATAATGACAAAAAAAGTACGCTACCGAACCGTTGGCGATATGACTTGTACGGCGGCAGTAGAGTCCGAAGCGTATCATATTGATGATATTATCAACGAAATTACAGCAACCCGAACCAGCGAACGAGGAGAAACCCGAATTGACGACCGCATCTCCGAAGCCGCAATGGAAGACAGAAAGAAAAGTGGGTATTTTTAA
- a CDS encoding phosphoadenylyl-sulfate reductase has translation MSKQAELLQQQLLGKNEMESLQFLASYFPDEVVFSTSFGMEDQVITHFIRNNDIPIKIFTLDTGRMFPETYSTWDKTDMSYEAITIPYYPDAQSIEGYVKDNGINAFYNSPELRKECCHIRKVEPLKRALAGNKVWITGLRAEQSPNREQMSQLEWDEVNQIIKFHPILHWKTTEVLEFLRTNGVPYNPLHDKGFISIGCQPCTRAVKEGEDFRAGRWWWEDKSKKECGLHSTK, from the coding sequence ATGAGCAAGCAAGCAGAACTACTTCAGCAGCAACTTTTAGGGAAAAATGAAATGGAATCGTTACAGTTTTTGGCTTCCTATTTTCCTGATGAAGTTGTTTTTTCTACCAGTTTTGGTATGGAAGATCAAGTAATTACGCATTTTATACGAAATAACGATATCCCAATAAAAATTTTTACCCTCGATACGGGGCGGATGTTTCCCGAAACTTACTCTACGTGGGACAAAACCGATATGAGCTACGAAGCTATTACAATTCCGTATTATCCTGATGCACAGTCTATTGAAGGCTATGTAAAGGATAACGGAATAAATGCTTTTTATAATTCTCCCGAACTTCGTAAAGAATGCTGTCACATTCGGAAGGTTGAACCCTTGAAAAGAGCTTTGGCAGGAAATAAAGTATGGATTACGGGGCTTCGGGCAGAGCAATCGCCTAATCGGGAACAAATGTCACAATTGGAATGGGACGAAGTGAATCAAATCATTAAATTCCACCCGATTTTGCATTGGAAAACTACCGAAGTTTTGGAATTTTTGCGAACCAACGGCGTTCCTTACAATCCGTTGCACGATAAAGGATTCATAAGTATTGGTTGTCAGCCTTGTACGCGAGCAGTTAAAGAAGGAGAAGATTTCCGTGCGGGTCGCTGGTGGTGGGAAGATAAAAGTAAAAAGGAATGTGGATTGCATTCCACAAAATAA
- a CDS encoding DUF3298 and DUF4163 domain-containing protein, with protein MRKLLLFFLLIFAVACSDKPKFTEKIIEKSPENCEEDCPSINLNYLICKRPNKFAENFNREIESQVVNFLLSNQIDSLRNTDMTIDESLEAFIKDYDNLHQYFPNISAYELILNDSISFQNEKMLSVVSNRYSYVGGAHGIASKVFLNFDISNGELIEKEDLFTDFSQVLKVAENHFKEEQNILVDSLNEKGFWFEDDKFHFPENVGIVGEHLILYYNPYEIAPYAEGIFELRIPIEEVKKYLKY; from the coding sequence ATGAGAAAACTTTTACTTTTTTTTCTTTTAATTTTCGCTGTGGCTTGTTCCGACAAACCTAAATTTACTGAAAAAATAATAGAAAAAAGTCCGGAAAATTGTGAAGAAGACTGTCCGTCAATAAATTTGAATTATTTAATTTGCAAAAGACCCAATAAGTTTGCAGAAAATTTTAATAGGGAAATTGAATCACAGGTAGTAAACTTTTTGCTAAGCAACCAAATTGATTCCTTGAGAAATACCGATATGACCATTGATGAAAGTTTGGAGGCTTTTATAAAGGATTACGACAATTTGCATCAGTATTTCCCGAATATTTCCGCTTACGAGTTGATTTTAAACGATAGTATTTCTTTTCAAAATGAGAAAATGCTTTCAGTGGTTTCGAATCGATATTCGTATGTGGGTGGTGCTCACGGAATTGCATCAAAAGTGTTTTTGAATTTCGATATTTCCAACGGAGAGCTAATAGAAAAAGAGGATTTATTTACAGATTTTTCACAAGTACTTAAAGTTGCTGAAAATCATTTCAAGGAGGAGCAAAATATCTTGGTGGATAGCCTCAATGAAAAGGGATTTTGGTTTGAGGATGATAAATTTCATTTTCCTGAAAATGTGGGAATTGTGGGCGAACATCTAATTTTATATTACAATCCTTATGAAATTGCACCTTATGCCGAAGGAATTTTTGAGCTGAGAATCCCCATCGAGGAGGTGAAAAAATATTTGAAATACTAA
- the folK gene encoding 2-amino-4-hydroxy-6-hydroxymethyldihydropteridine diphosphokinase, whose product MKHKIYISLGSNIGDRKSYLQSAVNAINQRIGKVIKISPIYETPAWGFTSSNFYNACLLAETALSPKETLEKLLTIEKELGRIRNANTEGYQPRSIDLDILFFDDKIIKTESLQIPHPQIENRKFVLFPLADIALEKKHPFLQQSVKELIKNTNDTSEITKISDKITIPERVSPFKQYNYIAIEGNIGSGKTTLSTKIAEDFDARLILERFSDNPFLPKFYENPKQYGFTLEMSFLTERYQQMSEQLAQTNLFKPFIVSDYDIFKSLIFSQVTLTEDEFVLYRKLFYILYNQIVKPDLYIFLYQNTDRLIENIKKRGREYEKNISKEYLNQIHQGYLDFIQKNNDIRSLIIDVTELDFVKNQSDYEFIIEKISNFSSETPQK is encoded by the coding sequence ATGAAACATAAAATCTACATATCATTAGGGAGCAATATTGGGGACAGAAAATCCTATTTACAGTCAGCTGTAAATGCTATAAATCAACGAATTGGAAAGGTTATCAAGATTTCTCCAATTTACGAAACGCCGGCTTGGGGTTTCACAAGTAGCAATTTTTACAACGCTTGCCTGCTTGCCGAAACCGCTCTTTCTCCCAAAGAAACACTTGAGAAACTCTTAACCATTGAAAAAGAATTAGGAAGAATCAGAAATGCAAATACGGAAGGTTATCAGCCGCGTAGCATTGATTTGGATATTCTCTTTTTTGATGATAAAATCATAAAAACAGAAAGTTTACAAATTCCTCATCCTCAGATTGAAAACCGAAAATTTGTTTTATTTCCTCTGGCGGATATTGCTCTGGAGAAAAAACATCCCTTTTTGCAACAATCTGTTAAAGAACTCATTAAAAATACAAACGACACTTCTGAAATAACAAAAATCAGCGATAAAATTACTATTCCTGAACGAGTTTCGCCCTTCAAACAATATAATTACATCGCCATTGAGGGAAACATCGGTTCGGGAAAAACTACACTGTCCACCAAAATTGCGGAAGACTTCGATGCACGACTTATATTAGAACGATTTTCGGATAATCCGTTTTTGCCAAAATTTTACGAGAATCCGAAGCAATATGGTTTCACTTTGGAAATGTCTTTCCTTACCGAACGTTATCAGCAAATGTCAGAACAATTGGCACAAACCAATCTTTTTAAGCCATTTATCGTTTCGGATTATGATATTTTTAAATCGCTGATATTCTCGCAAGTAACATTGACCGAAGATGAGTTCGTTTTGTACCGAAAACTATTTTATATTTTGTACAACCAAATCGTAAAGCCCGATTTGTACATTTTTCTGTATCAAAATACTGACAGATTGATTGAAAATATCAAAAAAAGAGGCAGAGAATACGAAAAAAATATCTCAAAAGAATATTTAAATCAGATTCACCAAGGATATTTGGATTTTATCCAGAAAAATAATGATATTCGTTCCTTAATTATTGATGTTACCGAGTTGGATTTTGTAAAAAATCAATCTGATTATGAGTTTATCATCGAAAAAATAAGTAATTTTTCCAGCGAAACGCCTCAAAAATGA
- the upp gene encoding uracil phosphoribosyltransferase: MIIHHLGENPSILNRFVAELRDVNIQKDRMRFRKNLERIGEILCYEMSKNLHFEKESITTPLGEKEMQIPKDEVVICSILRAGLALHQGLMNFFDGADNAFISAYRKHTSETEFDILVEYLASPSLENKTLFLADPMLATGRSFVNVYEALSPLGKPKSIHLFAVVGAEEGVEYLKDKFPADTHLWIATIDPKLNEKGYIIPGLGDAGDLAFGDKMQQ, translated from the coding sequence ATGATTATACATCACTTAGGAGAAAACCCCTCCATATTAAATCGTTTTGTAGCAGAATTGCGAGATGTAAATATCCAAAAAGACCGTATGCGTTTCCGCAAAAATTTGGAACGTATTGGCGAAATTCTATGTTATGAAATGAGTAAAAATTTGCATTTCGAGAAAGAATCAATCACGACACCTTTGGGTGAAAAAGAAATGCAAATACCGAAAGACGAGGTAGTTATTTGTTCTATATTAAGGGCTGGATTGGCTTTACATCAAGGTTTGATGAACTTTTTTGATGGTGCGGACAATGCATTTATTTCGGCTTATCGCAAGCACACTTCCGAAACGGAATTTGATATTTTGGTGGAATATTTGGCGTCGCCTTCTTTGGAAAATAAAACTTTATTTTTAGCTGACCCAATGTTAGCGACAGGGCGTTCATTTGTGAATGTATATGAGGCTTTGAGTCCGCTTGGCAAACCAAAATCAATTCATTTGTTTGCTGTGGTTGGTGCAGAAGAAGGTGTTGAATATCTGAAAGATAAATTTCCTGCGGATACGCATTTATGGATAGCGACCATCGATCCTAAATTAAATGAAAAAGGATATATTATTCCAGGTTTGGGAGATGCCGGCGATTTGGCTTTTGGAGATAAAATGCAGCAGTAA
- a CDS encoding uroporphyrinogen-III synthase, whose translation MIPILSTKTLTEQQKKKLSEKGFLLTEIDFIQAHSTEFKLDNIGDLLLFTSQNAVRSVLQHPQVDSLKSIPCICVGEKTAELLSGNNWKVIHYEEYASDLGDYIGQHCLKNRITFFSGNLRRDILPNVLKKTKIEHNEIQVYKTVLCSERINSPQKGILFFSPSGIQSFLQKNSFSDEIVFCIGKTTADEALKHTKNCIIPEKTTIDSLIECVITHFLG comes from the coding sequence ATGATACCTATACTATCTACCAAAACATTAACAGAACAGCAGAAAAAAAAACTGTCAGAAAAAGGCTTTTTACTTACTGAGATTGATTTCATTCAAGCTCATTCCACTGAATTTAAGCTTGATAACATAGGAGATTTGCTACTTTTTACCAGCCAAAATGCTGTAAGAAGTGTTTTGCAACATCCACAAGTTGATTCTTTAAAATCAATACCTTGCATCTGTGTAGGAGAAAAAACAGCCGAACTTCTGTCAGGAAATAATTGGAAAGTGATTCATTATGAAGAATATGCAAGTGATTTAGGTGATTATATAGGTCAGCATTGTTTAAAAAATAGAATTACTTTCTTCTCAGGAAATTTACGACGTGATATTCTTCCTAATGTATTGAAAAAAACTAAGATAGAGCATAACGAAATACAAGTTTATAAAACTGTCCTCTGTTCTGAAAGGATAAATTCTCCACAAAAAGGAATTCTATTTTTCAGTCCGTCAGGGATTCAGAGTTTTTTACAGAAAAATAGTTTTTCTGATGAAATTGTCTTCTGTATAGGTAAAACAACCGCAGATGAAGCTCTAAAACACACAAAAAATTGCATTATTCCGGAAAAAACTACCATTGATAGCCTTATAGAATGTGTCATCACGCACTTTCTTGGATAA
- a CDS encoding sulfate adenylyltransferase subunit 1, with product MDILRFLTAGSVDDGKSTLIGRLLYDSKNILIDQMEALERSSKNREDGSVDLALLTDGLRAEREQGITIDVAYKYFSTPKRKFIIADAPGHIQYTRNMVTGASNADLIIILIDARNGVIEQTKRHSIIASLLNIPHVLVAINKMDLVDFSRERFEEIKAEYQKVAEALELNNVEFIPISALKGDNIVDKSTQMDWYKGDSLLERLETVELQSSVNLTNARFPVQLVLRPQTEEYHDYRGYAGKVESGVFRKGDKVKIYPSEIEATVSAVEVGNKEVEEIYAPQSAVIHLEEDVDISRGSLIAKQDNLLKVSNEIEATICWMDERPMNVGGRYLLQHNTRVVNAIVKEIKERIDVNTLEKFSDVMSVSLNEVVTVKLKTSAPLAYDSYKELRETGSAILIDQTSLVTVGAVLFK from the coding sequence ATGGATATATTACGATTTTTAACAGCAGGAAGCGTTGATGATGGGAAGAGTACGCTTATCGGGAGGCTTCTGTATGACAGCAAAAATATTTTAATTGACCAAATGGAAGCATTGGAACGCAGCTCCAAAAATCGTGAAGACGGAAGTGTAGATTTGGCATTACTAACCGATGGGCTTCGGGCAGAGCGAGAGCAAGGTATCACTATTGATGTCGCCTATAAATATTTTTCAACTCCAAAACGAAAATTTATTATCGCTGATGCTCCGGGACATATTCAGTACACTCGAAATATGGTTACGGGTGCTTCAAATGCAGATTTGATAATCATTTTAATTGATGCCCGAAATGGTGTGATTGAGCAAACAAAAAGACATTCCATTATCGCATCACTTTTGAATATTCCGCACGTATTGGTCGCAATTAACAAAATGGATTTGGTTGATTTTTCTCGCGAAAGATTTGAGGAAATTAAAGCTGAATATCAGAAAGTTGCAGAGGCTCTTGAGCTTAATAATGTTGAGTTTATCCCAATTAGTGCATTGAAAGGAGATAATATTGTGGATAAATCAACTCAAATGGATTGGTACAAAGGTGATTCTTTGTTGGAAAGATTGGAAACCGTTGAATTACAGTCTTCTGTGAATTTAACTAATGCTCGTTTTCCTGTGCAATTGGTGCTTCGTCCGCAAACGGAGGAATATCACGATTACAGAGGATATGCCGGAAAGGTAGAAAGTGGCGTTTTTCGCAAAGGCGATAAAGTAAAGATATATCCTTCTGAAATTGAGGCTACTGTATCAGCAGTTGAAGTAGGAAATAAAGAAGTGGAAGAGATTTATGCCCCTCAAAGTGCTGTAATTCATTTGGAAGAAGATGTGGATATCAGCCGTGGGTCTTTAATTGCTAAGCAGGATAATTTGCTAAAAGTTTCTAACGAAATTGAAGCTACGATTTGCTGGATGGATGAACGCCCAATGAATGTAGGCGGACGCTATTTATTACAACACAATACGCGTGTGGTAAACGCAATCGTGAAGGAAATTAAGGAAAGAATTGATGTAAATACACTCGAAAAATTCAGTGATGTAATGTCAGTTTCATTAAATGAGGTCGTTACGGTGAAGTTGAAAACATCGGCTCCGTTAGCGTATGATAGTTATAAAGAGCTTCGTGAAACCGGAAGTGCTATTTTAATCGACCAGACAAGTTTAGTGACTGTTGGTGCTGTACTTTTCAAATAA